GACCACCACACGTGGTCGGGCAGGCCCAGGGCGCCGTCGATGCCGTGCGCGCGCAGCCAGCGCGCGTTCGCGGGCGCCGACAGGACCGGCGCCCCGGGCAGCAGGCGCAGCGAGCCGAGCTCGGCGTGGTCGTGGTGCATGTGGGACAGGAGCACCGCGTCGGCGTCCTCCCAGTGCGCCGGGTCGGGCGCCTCGCCCCGGCGCCGCAGCAGCCCGGCGTTGCCGCGCAGCAGCGGGTCGGTGAGGAGCCGCACGCCGTCCACGTCGAGCGCGACCGTGGCGTGGCCGAGCCAGCGGACCCGCAGCGCGCCGCGTGCCGTCACGGGCGCAGCCCCGCGGCCGTCGCCCACCGGACGAGCTGGGCGTGCACCTGCTCCGCGCCGACGAGCATCCGGCGCGGCCCGACGTCCTCGCGCAGGTCGTCGTCGAGCGCCCAGTCGGTCGGGTGCAGCAGGAGCGCGCGGTTCTGGTCCCCGCCGATGCCGCCGTGCGAGCCGACCTGCCCCTCGAACGCGTGCACGTGCCCGCGGTCGGACACGGTGGACACGAGCAGGAGGTCGCCCGAGTGCGCGAGCCGCGCGGCGCGCACGAGGTCGGCGCGCCCTCGCGGGCCGTACGGCGCGAGCGGGTCCTCGCCCTCGGGCTCGGCACCGTCCTGCTCCAGCAGCACGAGGCCGCGCGGACCGATCGCGACGAGCCCGCGGTCACGCGTGTCGGCGACGACGACCCCGACGGTCGGCACGGCCGCGAGCCCGGCGACGAGCCCCGGCCACCGCTCCTGGAGGTCCTCCAGCGCGAGCCGGTGCGACGCGTGCGGGAACCACACGAGCCCCAGGTTGCCCGAGCCCACGACGACGACCTCGGGCACCTCGCCGTCGGCCGCGGCCTCCCGTGCGTCGCGCGCGTCCGGCCCGACCACCGTCGCCGTGCGCCCGCCGCCGAACGCCGACGTGAGCAGCGCGTTCAGCGGCCCCCAGTCCTCGCCGGTCCCGCTCTGGACCCCCGGCGCCGCGGGGGCCGCCATGAGGGCCCGCACGGTGTCGAGCAGGCTGCGTCCCTCGACGTCCTCGAACGTCGCCCCGAGCGCCTGCCCGTGGTCGGACAGCACGACGACCCGGTACGCGCGCGGCGCGACGGCGCACACCGCCTCGAGGGTCCGCAGGACCCGGTCGAGCCCTTCGAGCGAGCGCATCGACTCCGGTCGGGTCGGGCCCGCGTGGTGCGCGATCTCGTCGTAGTCGACGAGGTCGACGAAGATCGTCGGGTCGCCGCGCATGAGCGCCTCGGCGACGAGGGACGTCGACAGGTCCCGCATGAGCACGTTCGTGACGCCGCGCAGCACCACGTACCAGCCGCCTCGCGAGATCCGCGGCCGCACGTCGCGCACACGCTGCCGGCGCGCCTGGTAGAGCTCCTTGACCATCTCCCCCAGCGACAGGCTGACCGCGCGCGCGAGGACGAACGGGCTCGCGAAGAACCGCAGGAACGACGGTCCCGGCCCGAGCCCGGCGCGCTCGCCGTCGGGCCCGCGGCTGCGCGTGCGGCTCATGACGACGTACGCGGCGGACGCGTCGCCGGAGAACATCGTCGACACCGCCGTCCCGCCACCCGCGAGCAGGCCCTTGCCGGTCGTCAGGCGCGTCTCGACGAGCGCCGCGTCGACGGGGTGGTTCGTGACGACCAGCCGGCCGAGACCACGGTCCCACCAGCGGAACGCCGGGATCTGCGTGGAGTCGCCGTGCAGGAGACCCGCCTGGCTCGCGGGCGTCGTCGACGGCACGCGTGCCCACCACTGCTCGAGCCGGTGCGACCCGTCGGTCAGCCAGCGCTGGATCGTCGGGGCCAGACCCGCCTCGATGGCCTGCTGCAGCACGGGCTCGGCGACCCCGTCGAGCTGGACGACGAGCATGCCCGCCTGCCGCGTGCCGTCGGGCACCGCGCCGGACCTGCGGGCGTGCCGACGCGCCCGGCGCAGGACGTCGGCGATGACGTAGTCGCTGTCGTTCGCGCCCCAGACCCAGCGCGCCGCGGCCATGACGACCGCCGTGACGACCAGGACGGCCGCGGTCGCCCACGCCGAGTCGAGCGCGATCCCGGGCGCGTAGGCGAGGGCGACCCACGCGACCGCGACCTGGACGACGAGCCCCGCGACCAGCGCGCCCATCGCCCCCGCGACGGCGGCGAACCAGCGCAGCGGCGCCCGCAGCGCCAGGTCGCCCACGGCGACCGCGAGCGCGACGACCACGACGCCGAGCGGCGACGCGGCAGTGACCCCGTCGACGAGCGCGATCGCGACGCCGAGCCCGAGCGCGGTCGTCGCGAGGCCGAGCAGGACGTCGCCCACGTCGGCGAGCGTCGGCACCCACCGGCGGGGTGGGCGGGCGGGACGCTCGGCGGCGGGCATCGGCGGCGTCAGCGCCTCGGCGGGGCGGCGCGGTGCGGGTCGCTGCCCCAGCGGGCCGCGTCGGGGACGCCGAGGGCGTCGCACAGGGCGTGCCAGACGGTGCGCGGCTCCTCGCCGTCGTCGAGCGCTTGCTGCGCGGTCCGGTGGTCGAGCTCGCCGATGACGAGCTCGCGCACGAGCGCGCGACCCTGGGCGCTGCCCAGCACGTCGTCGACCAGATCCCAGAACTCCCGGTACCTCACGGGCCACAGCCTGCCACCCCGCGGGCGCCGCGCCCACACCCGCGGCCGGGCGCGCGGAGGGCGGGTGTGGGCGCCGCCTGGCACGATGACGCGGTGGTGCTCTCCCGGTTCTCCGACGCGACGCAGGCGTGGTTCTCCGGCGCGTTCGAGCAGCCCACGGCCGCGCAGACCGGTGCGTGGACGGCGGTGTCGGGTGGCGAGCACGCGCTCGTCGTCGCACCGACCGGGTCCGGCAAGACGCTCGCGGCGTTCCTCTGGGCGCTCGACGGGCTGCTCACGCAGGCACCACCGGACGACCCGGCCGCGCGGTGCCGCGTGGTGTACGTGTCGCCGCTCAAGGCCCTCGCGACGGACGTCGAGCGCAACCTCCGGTCCCCGCTGGTCGGCATCCGGCAGGCGGCGGCACGCCTGGGCCGCACGCTGCCCGACGTGACCGTCGGGATCCGCACGGGCGACACCCCGCCCGCGGAGCGGCGCGCGTTCGCGACGAAGCCGCCCGACATCCTCATCACGACGCCCGAGTCGCTGTACCTCGTGCTGACGTCGGCGGCGCGGTCGGGGCTCGCGGGCGTCCGGACGGTGATCGTCGACGAGATCCACGCGGTCGCGGGGACGAAGCGCGGCGCGCACCTGGCGCTGTCGCTCGAGCGTCTGGACGCGCTGCTGGACCGCCCGGACGGGCCGGGGCCCGTGCAGCGGATCGGCCTGTCGGCGACCGTGCGGCCCGTCGAGACGGTCGCGGAGTTCCTCGGGGGTGCGCGGCCCGCGGCGCAGGGCGGGCGCACGGTCACGGTCGTGCAGCCGCCGTCGACCAAGCGCATCGAGGTGGACGTCGTCGTGCCGGTCCCGGACCTCACCGAGCTCGGGACCGTTCCGGGCGCGGACGCCCCGCTGCCCGACCTCGACCTCAGCGGCACCGCGGACCGGCCGCTCGCACGGCCGTCGATCTGGCCGCACGTCGAGGAGCGCGTGGTCGACCTCGTGGCCGACCACCGCTCGACGCTGGTGTTC
The sequence above is a segment of the Cellulomonas fimi genome. Coding sequences within it:
- a CDS encoding alkaline phosphatase family protein — translated: MGDVLLGLATTALGLGVAIALVDGVTAASPLGVVVVALAVAVGDLALRAPLRWFAAVAGAMGALVAGLVVQVAVAWVALAYAPGIALDSAWATAAVLVVTAVVMAAARWVWGANDSDYVIADVLRRARRHARRSGAVPDGTRQAGMLVVQLDGVAEPVLQQAIEAGLAPTIQRWLTDGSHRLEQWWARVPSTTPASQAGLLHGDSTQIPAFRWWDRGLGRLVVTNHPVDAALVETRLTTGKGLLAGGGTAVSTMFSGDASAAYVVMSRTRSRGPDGERAGLGPGPSFLRFFASPFVLARAVSLSLGEMVKELYQARRQRVRDVRPRISRGGWYVVLRGVTNVLMRDLSTSLVAEALMRGDPTIFVDLVDYDEIAHHAGPTRPESMRSLEGLDRVLRTLEAVCAVAPRAYRVVVLSDHGQALGATFEDVEGRSLLDTVRALMAAPAAPGVQSGTGEDWGPLNALLTSAFGGGRTATVVGPDARDAREAAADGEVPEVVVVGSGNLGLVWFPHASHRLALEDLQERWPGLVAGLAAVPTVGVVVADTRDRGLVAIGPRGLVLLEQDGAEPEGEDPLAPYGPRGRADLVRAARLAHSGDLLLVSTVSDRGHVHAFEGQVGSHGGIGGDQNRALLLHPTDWALDDDLREDVGPRRMLVGAEQVHAQLVRWATAAGLRP
- a CDS encoding DUF3046 domain-containing protein, which translates into the protein MRYREFWDLVDDVLGSAQGRALVRELVIGELDHRTAQQALDDGEEPRTVWHALCDALGVPDAARWGSDPHRAAPPRR